The genomic stretch GTGCAGAGCTTGTCAGAACGCTTGGCAGAACTGACTCAAGCGATCGATGAGGCAACTGAGCGCTGGATGGAATTAGCAGAATTGGTTGCTTAAACTGTAGAAGCGCGATCGCCCTTAACTATGTTTTCGGTAATTGAGAGGCGATCGCTGGCACTATTGAAAAATTACTTCAGGCTCAAGCTCAAACACGTATTCGTAATCAAAACAAAAAGACTTTAAGTGGCGAATGATTGAGAAGCCAAAGTTAGTAACCACATCCGTCGTAAAGGTAGCCATCACCAACTCTATGAGTTTTTTCTCAGACACCTTGGGTTTTTGAATAAAATGGTCGCGCTTGGCAAAGAACACATCTACATCTCTAGGAACAATAATCCCATTGATTTGATGAGCCTTTTGGATTGGCTTGATATAGGTTTTAATAAAAGCTTCTTGATTTCGTTGTAGCCGATATAGTTTTTCGTGCTCCCACCAGCTCATCCGAAACATCATTTTGAGTAATTCAAAACCCAAAATGTAATTAAAGACGTTATTTCTCTCTTCAATGTTAGTTACTAATTTAAGCGCAGATTCTAAATACAAATCTGGTTGCCGATGGGCATCCTGAGCCGAATGGATATAAAACTGCCGAATGTAATTTCTTAATACTAATTCGCTCAGCTCTGTGTGAATCTGAAACTCATTGAGATAGTTCTTGACTCTTTCCTTGTTTTCCCGATCCTGTAAAACTCTACAGACCAAGCCATCAGCGGTATAGTCGTCCAGAAACTCGGCCTGCTTCTCTGGAGGAGTTGCACAGATCAAGTAGCAGAGGGACAACACATAACGACGCTGTTCCCAGGGCAAGCTCTCAGCCCATTTTTGTACTTCTAAAGGCAGCTTATTCAAAATGCTTTCTGCTGTTTGAGGTGCAGCAGTTAATCCTCCTTTATGCTTTTGCTGAGTCATAAGCTGAAGCATGAGTGCGACCAAACTAACTAAAACGGATAAATCATTGTGAAACTGCAAAAACTAAGAGAAAAACTAGAAAATTTTTCGACTTTATAGCGAAAACTTAGGTTACGGTCTGAAGCTGACCTTGATAGAGTTGATGGGTTTAGCTGATAAGAGAGTTAATAAAAACGAATCATTCAAAATTTTATATAGTTACTTATTCACTAACAAATCATGGTCTGTGTTGTATCTGTAAATACTCTGAGCATCAAGTCGCCTTAAGTGAATATGCTGACTTTTGTCAGTAAAAGCTCGGTTGACGATCGCTAGACCCAACTGGATTTGGCATTTCCAGGTTCGAGCCTAGGAAAAGGAGTCCCGCTATTTGCCCCAATTGGCATCGAAGCCTCGTACAATGAATGGCACGTA from Trichocoleus desertorum ATA4-8-CV12 encodes the following:
- a CDS encoding cobyrinic acid a,c-diamide synthase produces the protein MTQQKHKGGLTAAPQTAESILNKLPLEVQKWAESLPWEQRRYVLSLCYLICATPPEKQAEFLDDYTADGLVCRVLQDRENKERVKNYLNEFQIHTELSELVLRNYIRQFYIHSAQDAHRQPDLYLESALKLVTNIEERNNVFNYILGFELLKMMFRMSWWEHEKLYRLQRNQEAFIKTYIKPIQKAHQINGIIVPRDVDVFFAKRDHFIQKPKVSEKKLIELVMATFTTDVVTNFGFSIIRHLKSFCFDYEYVFELEPEVIFQ